The Bombus vancouverensis nearcticus chromosome 2, iyBomVanc1_principal, whole genome shotgun sequence genome window below encodes:
- the LOC117163339 gene encoding xylosyl- and glucuronyltransferase LARGE1 isoform X1, with protein sequence MARSWLGCLFGVLILSTIFYLYLLLNVPSADINSFKLNNKLSSPMDVEKESPRVEKLHLENNHNEVKCETIHIAMVCAGYNSTFALVTVVKSVLFYRTKPLHFHLLVDEVANRTLTTVFQTWDLPHVNLTYYKAEKWVPKVSWIPNKHYSGVYGLLKLILPDAMREDKVLVFDTDVTVLNDVSLLWQMFEKFTSDQALGLTENQSHWYIKALSYGQRPWPALGRGFNTGVMLMHLQQLRKRKFMSLWETVAKRVLVHIPETSLADQDIINAVVKEHSSIVYKIQCTWNIQLSDHTISDICYRDTSQINIVHWNSPRKQDVYNKHINQFRKLHKVFLEMDGNLLRKRLFGCDKHETVSQYNESTLCREFTRGATTLYRTHPFLLEYEYNVYASTDVALATQCSVERIPLLEDLSKHWPGTISVALYLTDAEVQNFLEFVRGSIELRNRKNIAYHVVYKDGELYPINYLRNTAMSYISTPFIFQLDVDFLPQYGLHESLMNYIIKLNISESDKVALIVPAFETERYRFIFPANKDELLKFLKRGVLYTFRYHVWTQGHAATNYSYWRNTMEPYEVSWEPDFEPYIVVSRKAPRYDTRFIGFGWNKVSYLTHLTVLDYKYIVLPDTFIIHRPHAPSLDIGKFRTDSIYRRCLKKLKDEFVEELVKKYGMQTLLKLKKMTKEERILKSVETKK encoded by the exons ATGGCTCGATCATGGCTAGGATGTTTATTCGGTGTTTTAATACTATCCACAATTTTTTACCTGTATTTACTATTGAACG TTCCTTCTGCCGATATCAATTCCTTCAAACTTAACAATAAATTGAGCTCGCCCATGGACGTAGAGAAAGAAAGTCCACGCGTGGAAAAGCTGCacttagaaaataatcataaCGAG GTAAAATGCGAGACTATACACATTGCGATGGTATGCGCTGGATACAATTCAACGTTTGCTCTGGTGACAGTGGTAAAATCCGTTTTATTCTACCGCACTAAACCTTTGCACTTTCACTTGCTGGTTGATGAAGTTGCAAACAGGACCTTGACAACAGTATTTCAAACGTGGGATTTACCACACG tgaatttaacgtattacaAAGCAGAAAAATGGGTGCCAAAGGTGTCCTGGATACCGAACAAACATTACTCGGGCGTTTACGGTCTCTTGAAATTAATTCTGCCGGATGCGATGCGGGAGGATAAAGTGCTGGTATTCGACACGGATGTGACCGTGTTAAACGATGTTAGTTTGCTCTGGCAGATGTTCGAGAAGTTCACGAGCGATCAGGCCCTAGGGCTGACGGAAAATCAGAGTCATTGGTACATAAAGGCATTGTCTTACGGTCAGCGACCATGGCCAGCTCTGGGGCGAGGCTTTAACACTGGCGTGATGCTAATGCACTTGCAACAACTCCGTAAGAGGAAATTTATGAGCCTGTGGGAAACTGTTGCGAAGCGTGTTCTGGTCCATATACCGGAAACTAGTTTAGCCGATCAGGATATAATAAATGCTGTTGTCAAAGAGCATTCATCTATCGTATATAAAATACAGTGCACATGGAATATTCAGTTAAGCGATCACACGATTAGCGATATCTGTTATCGCGACACTAGTCAAATAAAC ATCGTACATTGGAATTCCCCTCGCAAGCAAGATGTATATAATAAGCACATTAACCAATTTCGTAAGTTGCATAAAGTCTTCCTTGAAATGGACGGAAACTTATTACGTAAACGCTTATTTGGTTGTGATAAACACGAAACTGTATCGCAA TACAACGAATCGACTCTGTGTCGAGAGTTTACAAGAGGCGCAACCACGTTGTATCGTACTCATCCTTTTCTCCTTGAATATGAGTACAATGTATATGCTTCAACAGACGTTGCTCTAGCAACTCAGTGTAGCGTGGAAAGGATACCGTTACTAGAAGACCTATCGAAACATTGGCCCGGTACCATAAGCGTTGCTCTATACCTTACGGACGCTGAGGTGCAGAATTTCCTCGAGTTCGTGCGCGGCTCCATCGAGCTGAGAAACAGGAAGAACATTGCATACCATGTCGTGTATAAGGATGGG GAACTCTATCCCATTAATTATTTGCGAAATACTGCGATGTCGTATATATCGACACCGTTTATCTTCCAATTGGACGTCGACTTTTTGCCGCAGTACGGATTACACGAATCCCTTATGAACTATATCATTAAACTGAATATCAGCGAGTCGGACAAAGTAGCTTTGATCGTTCCGGCGTTTGAGACCGAGCGTTATAG GTTTATCTTTCCTGCTAACAAGGATGAACTTTTGAAGTTCTTGAAGCGTGGCGTTCTATACACTTTTCGTTACCATGTTTGGACTCAGGGGCACGCTGCCACAAATTACAGTTATTGGAGGAATACGATGGAACCATACGAA GTTTCTTGGGAACCAGATTTCGAACCCTACATCGTGGTCTCAAGAAAGGCGCCTCGATACGATACCAGATTCATCGGTTTTGGATGGAACAAGGTATCCTACCTAACACACTTGACGGTATTGGATTACAA GTACATTGTCTTGCCGGATACATTCATTATCCATCGGCCTCACGCCCCTAGTCTCGACATCGGCAAGTTCAGAACTGACTCTATTTATAGAAG ATGCCTAAAAAAGTTGAAGGACGAATTCGTTGAAGAATTAGTGAAGAAATATGGCATGCAGACGTTGTTGAAGTTAAAGAAAATGACCAAAGAAGAGAGAATATTAAAGTCTGTTGAAACCaaaaagtaa
- the LOC117163339 gene encoding xylosyl- and glucuronyltransferase LARGE1 isoform X2, with amino-acid sequence MVCAGYNSTFALVTVVKSVLFYRTKPLHFHLLVDEVANRTLTTVFQTWDLPHVNLTYYKAEKWVPKVSWIPNKHYSGVYGLLKLILPDAMREDKVLVFDTDVTVLNDVSLLWQMFEKFTSDQALGLTENQSHWYIKALSYGQRPWPALGRGFNTGVMLMHLQQLRKRKFMSLWETVAKRVLVHIPETSLADQDIINAVVKEHSSIVYKIQCTWNIQLSDHTISDICYRDTSQINIVHWNSPRKQDVYNKHINQFRKLHKVFLEMDGNLLRKRLFGCDKHETVSQYNESTLCREFTRGATTLYRTHPFLLEYEYNVYASTDVALATQCSVERIPLLEDLSKHWPGTISVALYLTDAEVQNFLEFVRGSIELRNRKNIAYHVVYKDGELYPINYLRNTAMSYISTPFIFQLDVDFLPQYGLHESLMNYIIKLNISESDKVALIVPAFETERYRFIFPANKDELLKFLKRGVLYTFRYHVWTQGHAATNYSYWRNTMEPYEVSWEPDFEPYIVVSRKAPRYDTRFIGFGWNKVSYLTHLTVLDYKYIVLPDTFIIHRPHAPSLDIGKFRTDSIYRRCLKKLKDEFVEELVKKYGMQTLLKLKKMTKEERILKSVETKK; translated from the exons ATGGTATGCGCTGGATACAATTCAACGTTTGCTCTGGTGACAGTGGTAAAATCCGTTTTATTCTACCGCACTAAACCTTTGCACTTTCACTTGCTGGTTGATGAAGTTGCAAACAGGACCTTGACAACAGTATTTCAAACGTGGGATTTACCACACG tgaatttaacgtattacaAAGCAGAAAAATGGGTGCCAAAGGTGTCCTGGATACCGAACAAACATTACTCGGGCGTTTACGGTCTCTTGAAATTAATTCTGCCGGATGCGATGCGGGAGGATAAAGTGCTGGTATTCGACACGGATGTGACCGTGTTAAACGATGTTAGTTTGCTCTGGCAGATGTTCGAGAAGTTCACGAGCGATCAGGCCCTAGGGCTGACGGAAAATCAGAGTCATTGGTACATAAAGGCATTGTCTTACGGTCAGCGACCATGGCCAGCTCTGGGGCGAGGCTTTAACACTGGCGTGATGCTAATGCACTTGCAACAACTCCGTAAGAGGAAATTTATGAGCCTGTGGGAAACTGTTGCGAAGCGTGTTCTGGTCCATATACCGGAAACTAGTTTAGCCGATCAGGATATAATAAATGCTGTTGTCAAAGAGCATTCATCTATCGTATATAAAATACAGTGCACATGGAATATTCAGTTAAGCGATCACACGATTAGCGATATCTGTTATCGCGACACTAGTCAAATAAAC ATCGTACATTGGAATTCCCCTCGCAAGCAAGATGTATATAATAAGCACATTAACCAATTTCGTAAGTTGCATAAAGTCTTCCTTGAAATGGACGGAAACTTATTACGTAAACGCTTATTTGGTTGTGATAAACACGAAACTGTATCGCAA TACAACGAATCGACTCTGTGTCGAGAGTTTACAAGAGGCGCAACCACGTTGTATCGTACTCATCCTTTTCTCCTTGAATATGAGTACAATGTATATGCTTCAACAGACGTTGCTCTAGCAACTCAGTGTAGCGTGGAAAGGATACCGTTACTAGAAGACCTATCGAAACATTGGCCCGGTACCATAAGCGTTGCTCTATACCTTACGGACGCTGAGGTGCAGAATTTCCTCGAGTTCGTGCGCGGCTCCATCGAGCTGAGAAACAGGAAGAACATTGCATACCATGTCGTGTATAAGGATGGG GAACTCTATCCCATTAATTATTTGCGAAATACTGCGATGTCGTATATATCGACACCGTTTATCTTCCAATTGGACGTCGACTTTTTGCCGCAGTACGGATTACACGAATCCCTTATGAACTATATCATTAAACTGAATATCAGCGAGTCGGACAAAGTAGCTTTGATCGTTCCGGCGTTTGAGACCGAGCGTTATAG GTTTATCTTTCCTGCTAACAAGGATGAACTTTTGAAGTTCTTGAAGCGTGGCGTTCTATACACTTTTCGTTACCATGTTTGGACTCAGGGGCACGCTGCCACAAATTACAGTTATTGGAGGAATACGATGGAACCATACGAA GTTTCTTGGGAACCAGATTTCGAACCCTACATCGTGGTCTCAAGAAAGGCGCCTCGATACGATACCAGATTCATCGGTTTTGGATGGAACAAGGTATCCTACCTAACACACTTGACGGTATTGGATTACAA GTACATTGTCTTGCCGGATACATTCATTATCCATCGGCCTCACGCCCCTAGTCTCGACATCGGCAAGTTCAGAACTGACTCTATTTATAGAAG ATGCCTAAAAAAGTTGAAGGACGAATTCGTTGAAGAATTAGTGAAGAAATATGGCATGCAGACGTTGTTGAAGTTAAAGAAAATGACCAAAGAAGAGAGAATATTAAAGTCTGTTGAAACCaaaaagtaa